The Geothrix oryzae DNA window CCAGGCTTCACCTGGAAGGAGGGGATGTCCACCCGCTTGCCGCCGACCAGCACATGACCGTGCATGACCATCTGGCGCGCGGCGGACCGGCTGGACGCGAAGCCCAGGCGATAGACCACATTGTCCAGGCGGCACTCGAGGAACCCGAGCAGGTTGTGGCCGGTGACGCCCTTCTTGGCGTCGGCCTTCTCGAAGTAGTGACGGAACTGCTTCTCGAGCACCCCGTAGATGCGCTTCACCTTCTGCTTCTCGCGAAGCTGGAGGGCGTAGCCGGTGGGCTTCTTGATCTTCCCCGCGCCGTGCTGGCCGGGGAGCTTGCCCTTGCGGGTCTCAAACGAGCACTTCTCCTTGAAGCAGCGCTCGCCCTTCAGGTAAAGCTTCATGCCCTCGCGGCGGCAGAGGCGGCAAACGGCGTCTGTGTAACGTGCCATGTCTCTCCTCCTCTCTTAAACCCGGCGCCGCTTGGGCGGCCGGCAGCCGTTGTGGGGGATGGGGGTGACGTCGCGGATGCTGGTCACCTGGATGCCTGCGGCATTGAGGGCGCGGATCGCGCTCTCACGGCCGGCACCGGGGCCCTTGACGCGAACATCGACCGAACGGACGCCCTGCTCCTTGGCGGCCTCGGCAGCGATGCCGGCGGCCACCTGGGCGGCGAAGGGCGTGCCCTTGCGGGTCCCGCGGAAATTCTGGTTGCC harbors:
- the rpsD gene encoding 30S ribosomal protein S4; translated protein: MARYTDAVCRLCRREGMKLYLKGERCFKEKCSFETRKGKLPGQHGAGKIKKPTGYALQLREKQKVKRIYGVLEKQFRHYFEKADAKKGVTGHNLLGFLECRLDNVVYRLGFASSRSAARQMVMHGHVLVGGKRVDIPSFQVKPGQAVELGNRAKENDGVKSSVETSAGRGIPKWLSLDATAFKGQVLAAPTREDITLDINEQLIVELYSK
- the rpsK gene encoding 30S ribosomal protein S11; the encoded protein is MAKTQTRTAGKKVVKKKEKKNVPHGVAHVQASFNNTIISISDPMGNMLCWASSGNQNFRGTRKGTPFAAQVAAGIAAEAAKEQGVRSVDVRVKGPGAGRESAIRALNAAGIQVTSIRDVTPIPHNGCRPPKRRRV